In the Wyeomyia smithii strain HCP4-BCI-WySm-NY-G18 chromosome 2, ASM2978416v1, whole genome shotgun sequence genome, one interval contains:
- the LOC129725795 gene encoding sugar transporter SWEET1 — MADLSLKDMLATSATISTVLQFLTGSVICHRYIRKKSTGETSGFPFVSGFLSCFLWLKYGILTREHTVILVNTIGSVLFFSYVVIYFTFSVNKHVVVRQFSAVCCFILICTVYSNYEVDLEKVIKVIGFVCCCVGVLFFASPLTKLAHVIRSKNTESLPFPIIVASFFVSLQWFIYGLLIEDGFIQIPNLLGCILSTTQLFLYLIYPSRTQFQTQNGPAYQPLRPQDDVP; from the exons ATGGCTGACTTATCACTTAAAGATATGCTGGCAACGTCGGCGACTATCTCTACTGTATTGCAATTTCTAACCGGATC AGTAATTTGCCATAGATATATCAGGAAAAAGTCAACAGGTGAAACGTCTGGCTTCCCATTTGTTTCAGGTTTTTTATC TTGCTTTCTATGGTTAAAGTACGGTATTCTTACCAGAGAACATACTGTGATCCTCGTCAATACAATTGGCTCAgtattgtttttttcttatgtTGTGATATATTTTACCTTCTCTGTTAATAAGCATGTGGTAGTTCGGCAGTTCTCGGCAGTTTGTTGTTTCATTCTAATATGCACTGTCTACTCCAATTATGAAGTGGATttggaaaaagttataaaagtgATAG GTTTTGTGTGCTGTTGCGTAGGAGTTTTGTTTTTTGCATCACCTTTGACTAAACTTGCACATGTGATACgttcaaaaaacacggaaaGTCTTCCATTTCCCATTATTGTTGCTTCATTTTTTGTGTCACTACAGTGGTTTATTTACGGGTTATTAATTGAAGACGGATTTATACag atACCTAATCTTCTCGGTTGTATTCTTTCAACGACTCAGTTGTTTCTTTACCTCATCTATCCAAGTCGAACGCAGTTTCAAACACAAAACGGTCCTGCATATCAACCTTTACGACCTCAAGATGATGTTCCTTGA
- the LOC129725793 gene encoding solute carrier family 2, facilitated glucose transporter member 3-like isoform X1 gives MDKNDQSESIILYEPESNVRIVSQHQQKTEDRWTFWLLTAGISTTFGAAIPTGYNIGVINAPANFIKVWCNDTIFETYGTVLNSSNLDSFWAIVVSIFLIGGVIGSLGGAWVADKLGRKRSYLCCGVLLILGGICFQFCRAVSSVELLLLGRILVGLAAGLTTSTVPMYLTELAPIGLRGAIGVFVSIGVTGGVVVGQIMSLEEIFGTDELWQFALSFYVILVITFFVPYHWLPESPKYLYVIKKRQDEAIYEIKRLGGKHIRDDYIRQQIEAMRSEDSAMSMCDDEEKDLHKLKQRSLWSVVTDPSLMLPLVLVCALQGGQQFSGINAVFFYSVSIFKSVGLSSTDAKFANLGAGCLNLLIAFFTPMLMQKFNRRFLALLSCSMCAVFLFALTFVVHFKEHVSWFSYASIIAVLLYILFYQIGLGPIPYFIGSELFEVGPRPAAMAMGSLASWGSNFIVAMLFLPLQNAWGAFVFLPFTVTCVLLTILLKIYLPETRGRHVSSVVPLVANGFRSKPLVP, from the exons ATGGATAAAAATGACCAATCGGAATCAATTATTCTTTACGAACCAGAATCCAATGTCAGAATTGTTAGTCAACATCAGCAAAAAACC GAGGATAGATGGACGTTCTGGCTCCTAACAGCAGGCATTTCTACAACCTTTGGCGCTGCAATACCTACTGGTTACAACATAGGTGTAATTAATGCTCCTGCAAAT TTTATCAAGGTATGGTGCAATGATACGATTTTTGAAACTTACGGTACTGTACTGAATAGCAGTAATTTAGACAGTTTCTGGGCAATAGTCGTATCCATATTTTTAATAGGCGGTGTTATAGGTTCCTTAGGAGGTgcttgggttgcagataaactGGGAAG GAAAAGATCATACCTGTGCTGCGGAGTGTTGCTTATTCTAGGTGGAATATGTTTTCAATTTTGCAGAGCTGTTAGCTCCGTAGAGCTCTTGTTACTCGGCCGAATTTTGGTTGGTCTTGCAGCAGGATTGACGACCAGTACGGTGCCTATGTATTTGACAGAACTCGCACCAATCGGGTTACGCGGGGCTATAGGAGTATTTGTGAGTATTGGTGTAACCGGCGGAGTTGTAGTAGGCCAGATTATGAGCCTAGAAGAAATTTTTGGTACAGATGAACTATGGCAATTTGCACTCAGCTTCTATGTGATTTTGGTGATCACCTTTTTCGTGCCTTACCACTGGCTGCCAGAAAGCCCTAAATACCTGTATGTGATAAAAAAGAGGCAGGATGAGGCAATTTATGAAATTAAGAGGCTAGGAGGTAAACACATCAGAGACGATTATATTAGACAGCAAATCGAAGCTATGCGCAGCGAAGATTCGGCAATGAGTATGTGTGACGATGAAGAAAAAGATTTGCACAAACTCAAGCAACGATCGCTTTGGTCAGTAGTAACTGATCCCTCATTAATGTTGCCTTTGGTATTAGTATGTGCCTTACAAGGAGGACAGCAATtctccggaattaacgcg GTGTTCTTTTACTCCGTATCCATCTTCAAATCAGTTGGTCTCAGTTCTACAGAtgccaaatttgcaaatctcGGCGCTGGATGTTTAAATCTTTTAATAGCTTTCTTCACACCCATGCTAATGCAAAAGTTCAATAGAAGGTTCTTGGCGCTCCTCTCGTGCTCCATGTgtgctgtatttttgtttgctttGACGTTTGTAGTTCATTTTAAG GAACATGTAAGCTGGTTCTCGTACGCTAGCATTATTGCAGTCCTTCTTTATATACTCTTCTACCAAATTGGCTTAGGACCGATCCCATATTTTATAGGCTCAG aGTTGTTTGAAGTTGGACCTAGGCCCGCTGCAATGGCCATGGGTAGCTTAGCATCGTGGGGTAGTAACTTTATTGTAGCCATGCTGTTTCTGCCTTTGCAAAATGCCTGGGGAGCTTTTGTCTTCCTGCCATTCACGGTTACTTGTGTTCTTTTGACAATATTACTGAAAATCTACCTACCAGAAACACGGGGACGACACGTATCATCTGTAGTACCATTAGTTGCAAATGGCTTCCGATCGAAACCATTGGTGCCTTAA
- the LOC129725793 gene encoding solute carrier family 2, facilitated glucose transporter member 3-like isoform X3 yields MDEDASKNEDRWTFWLLTAGISTTFGAAIPTGYNIGVINAPANFIKVWCNDTIFETYGTVLNSSNLDSFWAIVVSIFLIGGVIGSLGGAWVADKLGRKRSYLCCGVLLILGGICFQFCRAVSSVELLLLGRILVGLAAGLTTSTVPMYLTELAPIGLRGAIGVFVSIGVTGGVVVGQIMSLEEIFGTDELWQFALSFYVILVITFFVPYHWLPESPKYLYVIKKRQDEAIYEIKRLGGKHIRDDYIRQQIEAMRSEDSAMSMCDDEEKDLHKLKQRSLWSVVTDPSLMLPLVLVCALQGGQQFSGINAVFFYSVSIFKSVGLSSTDAKFANLGAGCLNLLIAFFTPMLMQKFNRRFLALLSCSMCAVFLFALTFVVHFKEHVSWFSYASIIAVLLYILFYQIGLGPIPYFIGSELFEVGPRPAAMAMGSLASWGSNFIVAMLFLPLQNAWGAFVFLPFTVTCVLLTILLKIYLPETRGRHVSSVVPLVANGFRSKPLVP; encoded by the exons ATGGATGAAGACGCTTCTAAAAAT GAGGATAGATGGACGTTCTGGCTCCTAACAGCAGGCATTTCTACAACCTTTGGCGCTGCAATACCTACTGGTTACAACATAGGTGTAATTAATGCTCCTGCAAAT TTTATCAAGGTATGGTGCAATGATACGATTTTTGAAACTTACGGTACTGTACTGAATAGCAGTAATTTAGACAGTTTCTGGGCAATAGTCGTATCCATATTTTTAATAGGCGGTGTTATAGGTTCCTTAGGAGGTgcttgggttgcagataaactGGGAAG GAAAAGATCATACCTGTGCTGCGGAGTGTTGCTTATTCTAGGTGGAATATGTTTTCAATTTTGCAGAGCTGTTAGCTCCGTAGAGCTCTTGTTACTCGGCCGAATTTTGGTTGGTCTTGCAGCAGGATTGACGACCAGTACGGTGCCTATGTATTTGACAGAACTCGCACCAATCGGGTTACGCGGGGCTATAGGAGTATTTGTGAGTATTGGTGTAACCGGCGGAGTTGTAGTAGGCCAGATTATGAGCCTAGAAGAAATTTTTGGTACAGATGAACTATGGCAATTTGCACTCAGCTTCTATGTGATTTTGGTGATCACCTTTTTCGTGCCTTACCACTGGCTGCCAGAAAGCCCTAAATACCTGTATGTGATAAAAAAGAGGCAGGATGAGGCAATTTATGAAATTAAGAGGCTAGGAGGTAAACACATCAGAGACGATTATATTAGACAGCAAATCGAAGCTATGCGCAGCGAAGATTCGGCAATGAGTATGTGTGACGATGAAGAAAAAGATTTGCACAAACTCAAGCAACGATCGCTTTGGTCAGTAGTAACTGATCCCTCATTAATGTTGCCTTTGGTATTAGTATGTGCCTTACAAGGAGGACAGCAATtctccggaattaacgcg GTGTTCTTTTACTCCGTATCCATCTTCAAATCAGTTGGTCTCAGTTCTACAGAtgccaaatttgcaaatctcGGCGCTGGATGTTTAAATCTTTTAATAGCTTTCTTCACACCCATGCTAATGCAAAAGTTCAATAGAAGGTTCTTGGCGCTCCTCTCGTGCTCCATGTgtgctgtatttttgtttgctttGACGTTTGTAGTTCATTTTAAG GAACATGTAAGCTGGTTCTCGTACGCTAGCATTATTGCAGTCCTTCTTTATATACTCTTCTACCAAATTGGCTTAGGACCGATCCCATATTTTATAGGCTCAG aGTTGTTTGAAGTTGGACCTAGGCCCGCTGCAATGGCCATGGGTAGCTTAGCATCGTGGGGTAGTAACTTTATTGTAGCCATGCTGTTTCTGCCTTTGCAAAATGCCTGGGGAGCTTTTGTCTTCCTGCCATTCACGGTTACTTGTGTTCTTTTGACAATATTACTGAAAATCTACCTACCAGAAACACGGGGACGACACGTATCATCTGTAGTACCATTAGTTGCAAATGGCTTCCGATCGAAACCATTGGTGCCTTAA
- the LOC129725793 gene encoding solute carrier family 2, facilitated glucose transporter member 3-like isoform X2: MPMCQRGTHHHHKRSSAVEVKTPTTSEDRWTFWLLTAGISTTFGAAIPTGYNIGVINAPANFIKVWCNDTIFETYGTVLNSSNLDSFWAIVVSIFLIGGVIGSLGGAWVADKLGRKRSYLCCGVLLILGGICFQFCRAVSSVELLLLGRILVGLAAGLTTSTVPMYLTELAPIGLRGAIGVFVSIGVTGGVVVGQIMSLEEIFGTDELWQFALSFYVILVITFFVPYHWLPESPKYLYVIKKRQDEAIYEIKRLGGKHIRDDYIRQQIEAMRSEDSAMSMCDDEEKDLHKLKQRSLWSVVTDPSLMLPLVLVCALQGGQQFSGINAVFFYSVSIFKSVGLSSTDAKFANLGAGCLNLLIAFFTPMLMQKFNRRFLALLSCSMCAVFLFALTFVVHFKEHVSWFSYASIIAVLLYILFYQIGLGPIPYFIGSELFEVGPRPAAMAMGSLASWGSNFIVAMLFLPLQNAWGAFVFLPFTVTCVLLTILLKIYLPETRGRHVSSVVPLVANGFRSKPLVP, from the exons GAGGATAGATGGACGTTCTGGCTCCTAACAGCAGGCATTTCTACAACCTTTGGCGCTGCAATACCTACTGGTTACAACATAGGTGTAATTAATGCTCCTGCAAAT TTTATCAAGGTATGGTGCAATGATACGATTTTTGAAACTTACGGTACTGTACTGAATAGCAGTAATTTAGACAGTTTCTGGGCAATAGTCGTATCCATATTTTTAATAGGCGGTGTTATAGGTTCCTTAGGAGGTgcttgggttgcagataaactGGGAAG GAAAAGATCATACCTGTGCTGCGGAGTGTTGCTTATTCTAGGTGGAATATGTTTTCAATTTTGCAGAGCTGTTAGCTCCGTAGAGCTCTTGTTACTCGGCCGAATTTTGGTTGGTCTTGCAGCAGGATTGACGACCAGTACGGTGCCTATGTATTTGACAGAACTCGCACCAATCGGGTTACGCGGGGCTATAGGAGTATTTGTGAGTATTGGTGTAACCGGCGGAGTTGTAGTAGGCCAGATTATGAGCCTAGAAGAAATTTTTGGTACAGATGAACTATGGCAATTTGCACTCAGCTTCTATGTGATTTTGGTGATCACCTTTTTCGTGCCTTACCACTGGCTGCCAGAAAGCCCTAAATACCTGTATGTGATAAAAAAGAGGCAGGATGAGGCAATTTATGAAATTAAGAGGCTAGGAGGTAAACACATCAGAGACGATTATATTAGACAGCAAATCGAAGCTATGCGCAGCGAAGATTCGGCAATGAGTATGTGTGACGATGAAGAAAAAGATTTGCACAAACTCAAGCAACGATCGCTTTGGTCAGTAGTAACTGATCCCTCATTAATGTTGCCTTTGGTATTAGTATGTGCCTTACAAGGAGGACAGCAATtctccggaattaacgcg GTGTTCTTTTACTCCGTATCCATCTTCAAATCAGTTGGTCTCAGTTCTACAGAtgccaaatttgcaaatctcGGCGCTGGATGTTTAAATCTTTTAATAGCTTTCTTCACACCCATGCTAATGCAAAAGTTCAATAGAAGGTTCTTGGCGCTCCTCTCGTGCTCCATGTgtgctgtatttttgtttgctttGACGTTTGTAGTTCATTTTAAG GAACATGTAAGCTGGTTCTCGTACGCTAGCATTATTGCAGTCCTTCTTTATATACTCTTCTACCAAATTGGCTTAGGACCGATCCCATATTTTATAGGCTCAG aGTTGTTTGAAGTTGGACCTAGGCCCGCTGCAATGGCCATGGGTAGCTTAGCATCGTGGGGTAGTAACTTTATTGTAGCCATGCTGTTTCTGCCTTTGCAAAATGCCTGGGGAGCTTTTGTCTTCCTGCCATTCACGGTTACTTGTGTTCTTTTGACAATATTACTGAAAATCTACCTACCAGAAACACGGGGACGACACGTATCATCTGTAGTACCATTAGTTGCAAATGGCTTCCGATCGAAACCATTGGTGCCTTAA
- the LOC129725794 gene encoding solute carrier family 25 member 35-like isoform X3 produces the protein MQLQGELAVKGSYAKPYKSVVDAFITVAKNDGYLALQKGLVPSLYFQFGINSVRLGVYNTAYENGLTKAKNGNQSLWKCAFWGGLGGFIGSAISSPFFMLRTHLQSQAAAQIAVGYQHKHTSMFGALREIFGAHGLKGLYRGVSVTLPRAMLGSGGQLAGFGYTRDLLTGHRRYSLKSERLVSFISGIVAGTVMAITMTPPDVVATRLYNQGVDVNGKGIYYTGVFDCCVKIIKTEGIAGLYKGFWPHYMRIGPHSMLVLFFFDELKKIRKSYYQKKQTKL, from the exons ATGCAATTGCAGGGTGAGTTAGCAGTCAAAGGGAGTTATGCTAAACCGTACAAAAGTGTAGTTGATGCGTTTATAACGGTAGCAAAAAATGACGGTTATTTGGCATTGCAAAAGGGATTAGTACCTTCGTTGTATTTTCAGTTCGGAATCAATTCTGTTCG GTTGGGAGTTTATAACACCGCTTATGAAAACGGTCTGACTAAGGCTAAGAATGGCAACCAATCTCTATGGAAATGCGCGTTTTGGGGAGGATTAGGTGGTTTTATTGGATCAGCAATATCCAGCCCATTTTTTATGCTTCGTACACATTTACAATCACAGGCAGCTGCCCAAATCGCCGTTGGCTATCAGCACAAGCATACTAGTATGTTTGGCGCGTTGAGAGAGATCTTTGGAGCACATGGCTTGAAAGGTTTATACCGGGGAGTTTCTGTGACATTACCACGAGCTATGCTGGGTAGTGGAGGCCAATTGGCTGGCTTTGGATATACCCGAGATTTACTCACTGGACATAGACGCTATTCCCTCAAGTCCGAACGATTGGTATCGTTTATTTCTGGAATCGTCGCAGGTACAGTCATGGCTATAACGATGACACCTCCGGATGTAGTAGCCACGCGCCTTTATAATCAGGGAGTGGATGTTAACGGGAAAGGTATATATTATACCGGTGTATTCGACTGTTgtgttaaaataattaaaactgaAGGAATCGCAGGACTATATAAAGGCTTCTGGCCGCATTACATGCGCATAGGGCCTCACTCTATGCTGGTACTATTTTTTTTCGATGAATTGAAAAAGATTAGAAAATCATACTAtcaaaaaaagcaaacaaaactGTGA
- the LOC129725794 gene encoding solute carrier family 25 member 35-like isoform X1, whose product MDGTDFLLGGIASMGATLVTNPLEVVKTRMQLQGELAVKGSYAKPYKSVVDAFITVAKNDGYLALQKGLVPSLYFQFGINSVRLGVYNTAYENGLTKAKNGNQSLWKCAFWGGLGGFIGSAISSPFFMLRTHLQSQAAAQIAVGYQHKHTSMFGALREIFGAHGLKGLYRGVSVTLPRAMLGSGGQLAGFGYTRDLLTGHRRYSLKSERLVSFISGIVAGTVMAITMTPPDVVATRLYNQGVDVNGKGIYYTGVFDCCVKIIKTEGIAGLYKGFWPHYMRIGPHSMLVLFFFDELKKIRKSYYQKKQTKL is encoded by the exons ATGGATGGTACAGATTTTCTTTTGGGAGGAATAGCCTCAATGGGAGCTACTCTTGTAACTAATCCACTAGAA GTAGTTAAAACGCGTATGCAATTGCAGGGTGAGTTAGCAGTCAAAGGGAGTTATGCTAAACCGTACAAAAGTGTAGTTGATGCGTTTATAACGGTAGCAAAAAATGACGGTTATTTGGCATTGCAAAAGGGATTAGTACCTTCGTTGTATTTTCAGTTCGGAATCAATTCTGTTCG GTTGGGAGTTTATAACACCGCTTATGAAAACGGTCTGACTAAGGCTAAGAATGGCAACCAATCTCTATGGAAATGCGCGTTTTGGGGAGGATTAGGTGGTTTTATTGGATCAGCAATATCCAGCCCATTTTTTATGCTTCGTACACATTTACAATCACAGGCAGCTGCCCAAATCGCCGTTGGCTATCAGCACAAGCATACTAGTATGTTTGGCGCGTTGAGAGAGATCTTTGGAGCACATGGCTTGAAAGGTTTATACCGGGGAGTTTCTGTGACATTACCACGAGCTATGCTGGGTAGTGGAGGCCAATTGGCTGGCTTTGGATATACCCGAGATTTACTCACTGGACATAGACGCTATTCCCTCAAGTCCGAACGATTGGTATCGTTTATTTCTGGAATCGTCGCAGGTACAGTCATGGCTATAACGATGACACCTCCGGATGTAGTAGCCACGCGCCTTTATAATCAGGGAGTGGATGTTAACGGGAAAGGTATATATTATACCGGTGTATTCGACTGTTgtgttaaaataattaaaactgaAGGAATCGCAGGACTATATAAAGGCTTCTGGCCGCATTACATGCGCATAGGGCCTCACTCTATGCTGGTACTATTTTTTTTCGATGAATTGAAAAAGATTAGAAAATCATACTAtcaaaaaaagcaaacaaaactGTGA
- the LOC129725794 gene encoding solute carrier family 25 member 35-like isoform X2: MDGTDFLLGGIASMGATLVTNPLEVVKTRMQLQGELAVKGSYAKPYKSVVDAFITFGINSVRLGVYNTAYENGLTKAKNGNQSLWKCAFWGGLGGFIGSAISSPFFMLRTHLQSQAAAQIAVGYQHKHTSMFGALREIFGAHGLKGLYRGVSVTLPRAMLGSGGQLAGFGYTRDLLTGHRRYSLKSERLVSFISGIVAGTVMAITMTPPDVVATRLYNQGVDVNGKGIYYTGVFDCCVKIIKTEGIAGLYKGFWPHYMRIGPHSMLVLFFFDELKKIRKSYYQKKQTKL; the protein is encoded by the exons ATGGATGGTACAGATTTTCTTTTGGGAGGAATAGCCTCAATGGGAGCTACTCTTGTAACTAATCCACTAGAA GTAGTTAAAACGCGTATGCAATTGCAGGGTGAGTTAGCAGTCAAAGGGAGTTATGCTAAACCGTACAAAAGTGTAGTTGATGCGTTTATAACG TTCGGAATCAATTCTGTTCG GTTGGGAGTTTATAACACCGCTTATGAAAACGGTCTGACTAAGGCTAAGAATGGCAACCAATCTCTATGGAAATGCGCGTTTTGGGGAGGATTAGGTGGTTTTATTGGATCAGCAATATCCAGCCCATTTTTTATGCTTCGTACACATTTACAATCACAGGCAGCTGCCCAAATCGCCGTTGGCTATCAGCACAAGCATACTAGTATGTTTGGCGCGTTGAGAGAGATCTTTGGAGCACATGGCTTGAAAGGTTTATACCGGGGAGTTTCTGTGACATTACCACGAGCTATGCTGGGTAGTGGAGGCCAATTGGCTGGCTTTGGATATACCCGAGATTTACTCACTGGACATAGACGCTATTCCCTCAAGTCCGAACGATTGGTATCGTTTATTTCTGGAATCGTCGCAGGTACAGTCATGGCTATAACGATGACACCTCCGGATGTAGTAGCCACGCGCCTTTATAATCAGGGAGTGGATGTTAACGGGAAAGGTATATATTATACCGGTGTATTCGACTGTTgtgttaaaataattaaaactgaAGGAATCGCAGGACTATATAAAGGCTTCTGGCCGCATTACATGCGCATAGGGCCTCACTCTATGCTGGTACTATTTTTTTTCGATGAATTGAAAAAGATTAGAAAATCATACTAtcaaaaaaagcaaacaaaactGTGA
- the LOC129725797 gene encoding uncharacterized protein LOC129725797 encodes MILWYIRTLFLVQSFLEIYAFNTPYRVYDMIPQGICKMRRIPLLDNFLTQIDPILLNAEQGAIFQQTWNSSSFKKYSDCKFYVQAPPHMGLYLTVSKVQLRKNRNDNCIDTLVVKKSNDKKHQFCETPDDEPKVLYDNRGRMRITVNLDANLALPLLEDTLEVQVIVTVKRKCDVDGYLPCEEDENDSCISKYFFGDGFVNCPNCLDEKGCVKDNEQVQIFNPSNVFFSAIISLLGTMIVFGGCLWCVYRHRHCIATCNSNNSAEAVRSSHINRNSLDSATVDQIQVELHATSQPTAPPEEDKDLPPSYDSLFPVPSTAR; translated from the exons ATGATATTGTGGTATATTAGGACGTTGTTTTTGGTGCAATCATTTCTTGAGATATACGCGTTTAACACTCCTTACCGTGTTT ATGATATGATTCCCCAAGGGATTTGCAAGATGCGTCGGATACCACTTTTGGATAATTTTCTCACTCAAATTGATCCAATTTTGCTTAATGCCGAGCAAGGAGCTATTTTTCAACAAACCTGGAATTCATCATCATTCAAGAAATATTCTGATTGCAAATTCTATGTGCAAGCACCTCCTCATATGGGcctttatctaactgttagcaAGGTGCAATTGCGTAAAAATCGTAATGATAATTGCATTGATACTCTCGTAGTAAAGAAAAGCAATGATAAAAAGCATCAATTTTGCGAAACACCAGATGATGAACCAAAAGTGCTTTATGATAATCGCGGTCGGATGCGAATAACAGTTAACTTAGATGCCAATTTAGCTCTTCCATTGTTAGAAGATACTCTTGAGGTACAAGTTATAGTGACGGTAAAACGAAAGTGCGATGTCGATGGATATTTGCCATGTGAAGAGGACGAAAACGATTCGTGTATTAGCAAATATTTCTTCGGCGATGGCTTTGTCAACTGCCCAAACTGTCTGGACGAAAAGGGTTGCGTTAAGGATAATGAGCAAGTCCAAATTTTCAATCCATCAAATGTATTTTTTAGTGCTATAATTTCTCTGCTGGGTACAATGATAGTATTCGGAGGATGTCTGTGGTGCGTATACAGACATCGTCATTGCATTGCCACCTGCAATAGTAATAATAGCGCGGAAGCTGTACGAAGCAGCCATATCAATAGAAATTCTTTGGACAGTGCCACAGTTGACCAAATTCAGGTAGAGTTACATGCTACTTCACAACCAACGGCCCCACCCGAAGAAGACAAAGATCTTCCGCCAAGCTACGATTCGCTGTTTCCAGTACCTTCTACAGCACGATGA
- the LOC129725799 gene encoding uncharacterized protein LOC129725799, whose protein sequence is MQNSDHLTRMYRVFRIAVLLLITMTVFDTNGSVTNQNNQLYQIIFVEESNEKLGTSSNATSAFAKLDVPESSTVYYLVATESIHDEKTTHKSSLRESSAVTPTMDVITVIWYGATLIALISFFVVMACADTSKCFSAKPPDVETAVPPTPAPSYRLFAPPSYESVIQKTSSSIFIIPIDTGGNDQTSIHSTEHLVNNHGDVENQVTVSSERTNT, encoded by the exons ATGCAAAACAGTGATCATCTTACTAGAATGTATAGAGTATTTCGTATAGCAGTGTTATTGCTGATAACTATGACTG TTTTTGACACAAATGGCTCGGTAACGAATCAGAACAATCAATTGTACCAAATAATTTTTGTGGAGGAATCCAATGAGAAATTGGGGACAAGTTCAAATGCTACGAGCGCCTTTGCGAAGCTGGATGTTCCGGAATCATCTACTGTTTATTATCTTGTAGCAACAG AAAGCATTCACGACGAGAAAACAACTCACAAATCTAGCCTACGGGAATCTAGTGCTGTAACACCGACTATGGATGTAATTACTGTCATCTGGTATGGGGCCACATTAATTGCACTAATATCTTTTTTTGTGGTGATGGCCTGCGCGGATACAAGCAAGTGCTTCTCTGCTAAGCCACCTGATGTGGAAACAGCAGTACCACCAACTCCGGCACCTTCGTATAGATTGTTTGCACCGCCCAGTTACGAGTCCGTCATTCAAAAGACTTCCAGTAGCATTTTCATCATACCAATTGATACAGGAGGCAATGATCAAACAAGTATTCATTCGACAGAACATCTTGTGAACAACCACGGTGACGTCGAGAACCAGGTCACTGTCAGTAGTGAAAGAACTAATACGTAG